Proteins co-encoded in one Ziziphus jujuba cultivar Dongzao chromosome 9, ASM3175591v1 genomic window:
- the LOC107405868 gene encoding S-adenosyl-L-methionine:benzoic acid/salicylic acid carboxyl methyltransferase 1 isoform X1, with product MDADQVLHMNGGEGMISYSNNSLHQKTIISMVKPTVQETVEELYCTLLPECLKIADLGCSFASNTLLVVSDIIESIQNTSQRLNRRPPSFQVFLNDLPGNDFNTLFKSYKKLEEEKGGQDQGFGKCFISTVPGSFYGRLFPSNSLHFVHSSYSLMWLSKVPKSLVSASGQGVVNKGNVCVAKTSPPAVHKAYLEEFQSGFTKFLKFRAQELVPGGSMVLTTMGSIKSDDPLSIWECVGLNLNDMVSEGLIEEEKLDVLNLPYYAASKEEVQKLIEEEGSFELKNLEVFKMDWDTYLKKANSKLDEQQRAAIITSHIRAVGEPFLAAHFGEAAMDELFSRFKDNVLHHMVWETCEYVNLVISLTKKL from the exons ATGGATGCAGATCAAGTCCTTCATATGAATGGCGGAGAGGGAATGATAAGCTATTCAAACAACTCTCTTCATCAA aaaacaataatatcaaTGGTAAAACCAACAGTACAAGAAACAGTAGAGGAGCTCTATTGCACCCTTTTGCCAGAATGTTTGAAAATAGCAGACTTAGGATGCTCTTTTGCATCCAATACACTTTTAGTTGTATCCGACATCATAGAAAGCATCCAAAATACAAGCCAAAGATTGAATCGGCGACCACCCTCGTTTCAGGTGTTCTTAAACGATCTTCCCGGGAACGATTTCAACACGTTGTTCAAGTCATATAAGAAACTTGAGGAAGAAAAGGGAGGACAAGATCAAGGTTTCGGAAAATGTTTCATTTCAACAGTGCCTGGATCTTTCTATGGGAGGCTCTTCCCCTCCAACTCCCTCCACTTTGTTCACTCTTCTTATTCTCTCATGTGGCTCTCCAAG GTCCCAAAAAGTTTGGTTAGTGCAAGTGGACAAGGGGTGGTGAACAAAGGGAACGTCTGCGTGGCAAAAACAAGCCCTCCTGCAGTGCACAAAGCGTATTTAGAAGAATTTCAAAGCGGTTTTACAAAGTTTCTCAAGTTTCGTGCACAAGAGTTGGTCCCTGGTGGTAGCATGGTCCTCACAACCATGGGCAGCATCAAGAGTGACGATCCCCTCAGCATTTGGGAATGTGTTGGGTTGAACCTCAATGACATGGTTTCTGAg GGGTTGATTGAAGAGGAGAAATTGGACGTCTTGAATTTGCCATATTATGCAGCAAGCAAAGAGGAAGTACAGAAATTGATTGAAGAGGAAGGATCATTTGAATTGAAGAACCTTGAAGTCTTCAAAATGGATTGGGACACTTACTTAAAGAAAGCTAACAGTAAGCTTGATGAGCAACAAAGGGCAGCCATAATCACCAGTCACATTAGGGCGGTTGGAGAGCCTTTTCTTGCTGCCCATTTCGGAGAAGCTGCCATGGATGAGTTGTTTTCTAGGTTTAAAGACAATGTCCTCCATCACATGGTGTGGGAGACATGTGAGTACGTTAATCTTGTTATCTCATTAACCAAAAAGCtttaa
- the LOC107405868 gene encoding S-adenosyl-L-methionine:benzoic acid/salicylic acid carboxyl methyltransferase 1 isoform X2 gives MDADQVLHMNGGEGMISYSNNSLHQVFLNDLPGNDFNTLFKSYKKLEEEKGGQDQGFGKCFISTVPGSFYGRLFPSNSLHFVHSSYSLMWLSKVPKSLVSASGQGVVNKGNVCVAKTSPPAVHKAYLEEFQSGFTKFLKFRAQELVPGGSMVLTTMGSIKSDDPLSIWECVGLNLNDMVSEGLIEEEKLDVLNLPYYAASKEEVQKLIEEEGSFELKNLEVFKMDWDTYLKKANSKLDEQQRAAIITSHIRAVGEPFLAAHFGEAAMDELFSRFKDNVLHHMVWETCEYVNLVISLTKKL, from the exons ATGGATGCAGATCAAGTCCTTCATATGAATGGCGGAGAGGGAATGATAAGCTATTCAAACAACTCTCTTCATCAA GTGTTCTTAAACGATCTTCCCGGGAACGATTTCAACACGTTGTTCAAGTCATATAAGAAACTTGAGGAAGAAAAGGGAGGACAAGATCAAGGTTTCGGAAAATGTTTCATTTCAACAGTGCCTGGATCTTTCTATGGGAGGCTCTTCCCCTCCAACTCCCTCCACTTTGTTCACTCTTCTTATTCTCTCATGTGGCTCTCCAAG GTCCCAAAAAGTTTGGTTAGTGCAAGTGGACAAGGGGTGGTGAACAAAGGGAACGTCTGCGTGGCAAAAACAAGCCCTCCTGCAGTGCACAAAGCGTATTTAGAAGAATTTCAAAGCGGTTTTACAAAGTTTCTCAAGTTTCGTGCACAAGAGTTGGTCCCTGGTGGTAGCATGGTCCTCACAACCATGGGCAGCATCAAGAGTGACGATCCCCTCAGCATTTGGGAATGTGTTGGGTTGAACCTCAATGACATGGTTTCTGAg GGGTTGATTGAAGAGGAGAAATTGGACGTCTTGAATTTGCCATATTATGCAGCAAGCAAAGAGGAAGTACAGAAATTGATTGAAGAGGAAGGATCATTTGAATTGAAGAACCTTGAAGTCTTCAAAATGGATTGGGACACTTACTTAAAGAAAGCTAACAGTAAGCTTGATGAGCAACAAAGGGCAGCCATAATCACCAGTCACATTAGGGCGGTTGGAGAGCCTTTTCTTGCTGCCCATTTCGGAGAAGCTGCCATGGATGAGTTGTTTTCTAGGTTTAAAGACAATGTCCTCCATCACATGGTGTGGGAGACATGTGAGTACGTTAATCTTGTTATCTCATTAACCAAAAAGCtttaa